One window of the Zea mays cultivar B73 chromosome 3, Zm-B73-REFERENCE-NAM-5.0, whole genome shotgun sequence genome contains the following:
- the LOC100381439 gene encoding exonuclease 1-like isoform X3 — protein sequence MGIQGLLPQLKSIMAPISAVELRGQTVAVDTYSWLHKGALSCGDRLCKGIPTTRHIEYCMHRVNMLRHFGVRPILVFDGGLLPIKSYQEGKRARSRKENLERAREHEAAGNSRAAFECYQKAVDITPRIASELIEVLKKENVNYIVAPYEADAQMTFLSVNKLVDAVITEDSDLIPFGCSRIIFKMDKFGQGVEFQITRLEQNRELDFNGFTRQMLLEMCILSGCDYLPSLPGMGVKRAHALIQKLKCHEKVIKHLRYGAVSVPPQYEEDFKKAIWAFKFQRVYDPATEDIIHLSSVPQSLIEDLEFLGPWLPQNIAKGIALGNIDPLTKEPFEINPECSAPSVHKVCPTREPIAPSNGRKKLDLPVQKNILTNYFCLASLEAKRKFRAPKVTHKQQILNEALPSPQAQGSATSDSVEDTRLPTDRIQASQCSSEHLSSEPPQNDPISVGSQCSSERFSCEYPLDDSANISQCSSLDGGSDPPYKDTGNKDRKVEAGYDNKNRIPTSPCIMGNLPWTSEPFLVPHNVGPSIPVQHYTESTVASNNNGITVSSYFKTANKRICTDQGDQLDDDYDVSTGNLCGDQLRKSGMLKRRKLSGIQKFEDETLQPIHSDDSPPFVDEETSAGQDTDDPDDTNIRTEGRFGCNVSHVNTYSGIAEKSMDKFAALISSFRYPGPRASGLRAPLKDVKNTLSVRSILKAPEKDTFRRTAKKTGLGPPSKSRYTSDDKGSAASPPDISAFAYRPMKTVASDQGKTTVGRLNGSRFRETAPKATGGTSRSQFK from the exons atgGGGATCCAGGGGCTGCTGCCGCAGTTGAAGTCAATCATGGCGCCCATTAGCGCGGTGGAGCTGCGGGGCCAGACGGTGGCTGTTGACACCTATTCCTGGCTCCACAAGGGCGCTCTATCCTGCGGCGACCGCCTCTGCAAGGGCATCCCCACCACCAG GCATATTGAATATTGCATGCATCGGGTTAACATGTTGCGGCATTTTGGTGTCAGACCAATTCTTGTATTTGATGGAGGCCTTCTGCCAATAAAGAGCTATCAAGAGGGGAAGCGAGCAAG GTCAAGAAAGGAAAACCTTGAGCGTGCCAGGGAACATGAGGCTGCTGGGAACTCACGTGCTGCTTTTGAGTGCTATCAGAAGGCTGTTGACATTACACCTAGAATTGCTTCTGAACTGATTGAG GTACTGAAGAAAGAAAATGTTAATTATATTGTTGCACCTTATGAAGCAGATGCGCAAATGACATTCTTATCTGTTAATAAACTTGTTGATGCTGTGATCACTGAGGATTCAGATTTGATACCATTTGGTTGTTCTAGA ATTATTTTCAAAATGGACAAATTTGGGCAAGGTGTTGAATTTCAGATTACACGCCTAGAGCAAAACAGAGAGCTTGACTTTAATGGATTCACAAGACAGATGTTACTTGAGATGTGTATTTTAAGTGGCTGTGACTATCTCCCCTCATTGCCAGGAATGGGCGTTAAACGAGCTCATGCACTCATCCAAAAGCTGAAGTGTCACGAAAAG GTGATCAAGCACCTGAGGTATGGTGCTGTTTCTGTTCCACCTCAATATGAAGAGGACTTCAAGAAAGCAATCTGGGCATTTAAGTTCCAAAGGGTCTACGATCCTGCTACAGAAGATATTATTCATTTGTCAAGTGTGCCTCAAAGCCTCATTGAAGATTTGGAATTTTTAGGCCC ATGGTTACCACAGAATATTGCCAAAGGCATTGCTCTAGGGAACATTGATCCACTCACGAAGGAACCATTCGAG ATCAATCCAGAGTGCAGTGCACCTTCTGTTCATAAGGTTTGTCCAACCAGAGAGCCTATTGCACCTTCAAATGGGAGGAAGAAACTAGATTTGCCTGTGCAGAAAAATATATTGACCAACTATTTCT GCTTAGCATCCCTTGAGGCAAAACGGAAATTCAGGGCGCCTAAAGTAACACATAAGCAACAAATATTGAATGAAGCTTTGCCTAGCCCTCAAGCTCAAGGCTCTGCTACCTCTGATTCAGTTGAAGATACTAGGTTGCCAACAGATCGCATTCAAGCTTCTCAATGTAGTTCTGAGCATTTAAGCTCTGAACCTCCTCAAAATGACCCAATCAGTGTTGGCTCTCAGTGTAGTTCTGAGCGTTTCAGCTGTGAGTACCCCCTCGATGATTCAGCCAACATTTCACAATGTAGTTCACTTGATGGTGGTAGTGATCCTCCTTACAAGGATACTGGCAATAAAGACAGAAAG GTTGAGGCTGGCTACGACAACAAAAATAGAATACCTACAAGTCCTTGCATAATGG GAAATTTACCCTGGACATCAGAGCCATTTTTAGTTCCCCATAACGTGGGACCATCTATACCAGTTCAACATTATACTGAAAGCACTGTGGCCTCTAATAATAATGGCATTACCGTAAGTTCATACTTCAAAACAGCAAACAAGAGAATTTGCACAGATCAAGGAGACCAGTTAGATGATGACTATGATGTTAGTACTGGTAATCTTTGTGGAGATCAACTGAGGAAATCTGGCATGTTGAAGAGAAGAAAGCTTTCTGGCATCCAAAAGTTTGAAGAT GAAACTTTACAGCCGATTCATTCTGACGATAGTCCACCATTCGTTGATGAAG AAACTTCTGCAGGTCAAGATACAGATGATCCTGACGATACAAATATAAGAACTGAAGGAAGATTTGGATGCAATGTTTCCCATGTGAATACATACAGTGGAATTGCAGAAAAATCAATGGATAAGTTTGCTGCATTGATATCATCTTTCAGATACCCCGGCCCCCGTGCCAGTGGCCTTCGTGCTCCTTTAAAGGATGTGAAAAACACACTTTCTGTGAG ATCTATTCTTAAAGCTCCAGAAAAAGACACATTCAGACGCACAGCAAAGAAAACAGGTCTAGGCCCCCCTTCAAAAAGCAGATATACAAGTGATGATAAGGGAAGTGCTGCCAGCCCCCCTGATATTAGCGCATTTGCTTATAGGCCTATGAAAACTGTTGCTTCTGACCAAGGCAAAACCACAG TCGGACGTTTGAATGGGAGCAGATTCAGAGAGACCGCACCGAAAGCAACTGGAGGGACTTCTAGGAGCCAGTTCAAATAG
- the LOC100381439 gene encoding Exonuclease 1-like: MGIQGLLPQLKSIMAPISAVELRGQTVAVDTYSWLHKGALSCGDRLCKGIPTTRHIEYCMHRVNMLRHFGVRPILVFDGGLLPIKSYQEGKRARSRKENLERAREHEAAGNSRAAFECYQKAVDITPRIASELIEVLKKENVNYIVAPYEADAQMTFLSVNKLVDAVITEDSDLIPFGCSRIIFKMDKFGQGVEFQITRLEQNRELDFNGFTRQMLLEMCILSGCDYLPSLPGMGVKRAHALIQKLKCHEKVIKHLRYGAVSVPPQYEEDFKKAIWAFKFQRVYDPATEDIIHLSSVPQSLIEDLEFLGPWLPQNIAKGIALGNIDPLTKEPFEINPECSAPSVHKVCPTREPIAPSNGRKKLDLPVQKNILTNYFCLASLEAKRKFRAPKVTHKQQILNEALPSPQAQGSATSDSVEDTRLPTDRIQASQCSSEHLSSEPPQNDPISVGSQCSSERFSCEYPLDDSANISQCSSLDGGSDPPYKDTGNKDRKVEAGYDNKNRIPTSPCIMGNLPWTSEPFLVPHNVGPSIPVQHYTESTVASNNNGITVSSYFKTANKRICTDQGDQLDDDYDVSTGNLCGDQLRKSGMLKRRKLSGIQKFEDETLQPIHSDDSPPFVDEGQDTDDPDDTNIRTEGRFGCNVSHVNTYSGIAEKSMDKFAALISSFRYPGPRASGLRAPLKDVKNTLSVRSILKAPEKDTFRRTAKKTGLGPPSKSRYTSDDKGSAASPPDISAFAYRPMKTVASDQGKTTGKTTDTIDGPPDLGLLAYTSTVCCPERSKHAGNPPDLSTFAYKPVKAAVGRLNGSRFRETAPKATGGTSRSQFK; this comes from the exons atgGGGATCCAGGGGCTGCTGCCGCAGTTGAAGTCAATCATGGCGCCCATTAGCGCGGTGGAGCTGCGGGGCCAGACGGTGGCTGTTGACACCTATTCCTGGCTCCACAAGGGCGCTCTATCCTGCGGCGACCGCCTCTGCAAGGGCATCCCCACCACCAG GCATATTGAATATTGCATGCATCGGGTTAACATGTTGCGGCATTTTGGTGTCAGACCAATTCTTGTATTTGATGGAGGCCTTCTGCCAATAAAGAGCTATCAAGAGGGGAAGCGAGCAAG GTCAAGAAAGGAAAACCTTGAGCGTGCCAGGGAACATGAGGCTGCTGGGAACTCACGTGCTGCTTTTGAGTGCTATCAGAAGGCTGTTGACATTACACCTAGAATTGCTTCTGAACTGATTGAG GTACTGAAGAAAGAAAATGTTAATTATATTGTTGCACCTTATGAAGCAGATGCGCAAATGACATTCTTATCTGTTAATAAACTTGTTGATGCTGTGATCACTGAGGATTCAGATTTGATACCATTTGGTTGTTCTAGA ATTATTTTCAAAATGGACAAATTTGGGCAAGGTGTTGAATTTCAGATTACACGCCTAGAGCAAAACAGAGAGCTTGACTTTAATGGATTCACAAGACAGATGTTACTTGAGATGTGTATTTTAAGTGGCTGTGACTATCTCCCCTCATTGCCAGGAATGGGCGTTAAACGAGCTCATGCACTCATCCAAAAGCTGAAGTGTCACGAAAAG GTGATCAAGCACCTGAGGTATGGTGCTGTTTCTGTTCCACCTCAATATGAAGAGGACTTCAAGAAAGCAATCTGGGCATTTAAGTTCCAAAGGGTCTACGATCCTGCTACAGAAGATATTATTCATTTGTCAAGTGTGCCTCAAAGCCTCATTGAAGATTTGGAATTTTTAGGCCC ATGGTTACCACAGAATATTGCCAAAGGCATTGCTCTAGGGAACATTGATCCACTCACGAAGGAACCATTCGAG ATCAATCCAGAGTGCAGTGCACCTTCTGTTCATAAGGTTTGTCCAACCAGAGAGCCTATTGCACCTTCAAATGGGAGGAAGAAACTAGATTTGCCTGTGCAGAAAAATATATTGACCAACTATTTCT GCTTAGCATCCCTTGAGGCAAAACGGAAATTCAGGGCGCCTAAAGTAACACATAAGCAACAAATATTGAATGAAGCTTTGCCTAGCCCTCAAGCTCAAGGCTCTGCTACCTCTGATTCAGTTGAAGATACTAGGTTGCCAACAGATCGCATTCAAGCTTCTCAATGTAGTTCTGAGCATTTAAGCTCTGAACCTCCTCAAAATGACCCAATCAGTGTTGGCTCTCAGTGTAGTTCTGAGCGTTTCAGCTGTGAGTACCCCCTCGATGATTCAGCCAACATTTCACAATGTAGTTCACTTGATGGTGGTAGTGATCCTCCTTACAAGGATACTGGCAATAAAGACAGAAAG GTTGAGGCTGGCTACGACAACAAAAATAGAATACCTACAAGTCCTTGCATAATGG GAAATTTACCCTGGACATCAGAGCCATTTTTAGTTCCCCATAACGTGGGACCATCTATACCAGTTCAACATTATACTGAAAGCACTGTGGCCTCTAATAATAATGGCATTACCGTAAGTTCATACTTCAAAACAGCAAACAAGAGAATTTGCACAGATCAAGGAGACCAGTTAGATGATGACTATGATGTTAGTACTGGTAATCTTTGTGGAGATCAACTGAGGAAATCTGGCATGTTGAAGAGAAGAAAGCTTTCTGGCATCCAAAAGTTTGAAGAT GAAACTTTACAGCCGATTCATTCTGACGATAGTCCACCATTCGTTGATGAAG GTCAAGATACAGATGATCCTGACGATACAAATATAAGAACTGAAGGAAGATTTGGATGCAATGTTTCCCATGTGAATACATACAGTGGAATTGCAGAAAAATCAATGGATAAGTTTGCTGCATTGATATCATCTTTCAGATACCCCGGCCCCCGTGCCAGTGGCCTTCGTGCTCCTTTAAAGGATGTGAAAAACACACTTTCTGTGAG ATCTATTCTTAAAGCTCCAGAAAAAGACACATTCAGACGCACAGCAAAGAAAACAGGTCTAGGCCCCCCTTCAAAAAGCAGATATACAAGTGATGATAAGGGAAGTGCTGCCAGCCCCCCTGATATTAGCGCATTTGCTTATAGGCCTATGAAAACTGTTGCTTCTGACCAAGGCAAAACCACAGGTAAAACTACAGACACTATTGATGGCCCTCCTGATCTGGGCTTGCTTGCATACACATCTACTGTCTGCTGTCCCGAGCGGAGCAAACATGCAGGCAACCCTCCTGATCTAAGCACATTTGCATATAAACCTGTGAAAGCTGCAGTCGGACGTTTGAATGGGAGCAGATTCAGAGAGACCGCACCGAAAGCAACTGGAGGGACTTCTAGGAGCCAGTTCAAATAG
- the LOC100381439 gene encoding exonuclease 1-like isoform X2 produces the protein MGIQGLLPQLKSIMAPISAVELRGQTVAVDTYSWLHKGALSCGDRLCKGIPTTRHIEYCMHRVNMLRHFGVRPILVFDGGLLPIKSYQEGKRARSRKENLERAREHEAAGNSRAAFECYQKAVDITPRIASELIEVLKKENVNYIVAPYEADAQMTFLSVNKLVDAVITEDSDLIPFGCSRIIFKMDKFGQGVEFQITRLEQNRELDFNGFTRQMLLEMCILSGCDYLPSLPGMGVKRAHALIQKLKCHEKVIKHLRYGAVSVPPQYEEDFKKAIWAFKFQRVYDPATEDIIHLSSVPQSLIEDLEFLGPWLPQNIAKGIALGNIDPLTKEPFEINPECSAPSVHKVCPTREPIAPSNGRKKLDLPVQKNILTNYFCLASLEAKRKFRAPKVTHKQQILNEALPSPQAQGSATSDSVEDTRLPTDRIQASQCSSEHLSSEPPQNDPISVGSQCSSERFSCEYPLDDSANISQCSSLDGGSDPPYKDTGNKDRKVEAGYDNKNRIPTSPCIMGNLPWTSEPFLVPHNVGPSIPVQHYTESTVASNNNGITVSSYFKTANKRICTDQGDQLDDDYDVSTGNLCGDQLRKSGMLKRRKLSGIQKFEDETLQPIHSDDSPPFVDEETSAGQDTDDPDDTNIRTEGRFGCNVSHVNTYSGIAEKSMDKFAALISSFRYPGPRASGLRAPLKDVKNTLSVRSILKAPEKDTFRRTAKKTGLGPPSKSRYTSDDKGSAASPPDISAFAYRPMKTVASDQGKTTAAVGRLNGSRFRETAPKATGGTSRSQFK, from the exons atgGGGATCCAGGGGCTGCTGCCGCAGTTGAAGTCAATCATGGCGCCCATTAGCGCGGTGGAGCTGCGGGGCCAGACGGTGGCTGTTGACACCTATTCCTGGCTCCACAAGGGCGCTCTATCCTGCGGCGACCGCCTCTGCAAGGGCATCCCCACCACCAG GCATATTGAATATTGCATGCATCGGGTTAACATGTTGCGGCATTTTGGTGTCAGACCAATTCTTGTATTTGATGGAGGCCTTCTGCCAATAAAGAGCTATCAAGAGGGGAAGCGAGCAAG GTCAAGAAAGGAAAACCTTGAGCGTGCCAGGGAACATGAGGCTGCTGGGAACTCACGTGCTGCTTTTGAGTGCTATCAGAAGGCTGTTGACATTACACCTAGAATTGCTTCTGAACTGATTGAG GTACTGAAGAAAGAAAATGTTAATTATATTGTTGCACCTTATGAAGCAGATGCGCAAATGACATTCTTATCTGTTAATAAACTTGTTGATGCTGTGATCACTGAGGATTCAGATTTGATACCATTTGGTTGTTCTAGA ATTATTTTCAAAATGGACAAATTTGGGCAAGGTGTTGAATTTCAGATTACACGCCTAGAGCAAAACAGAGAGCTTGACTTTAATGGATTCACAAGACAGATGTTACTTGAGATGTGTATTTTAAGTGGCTGTGACTATCTCCCCTCATTGCCAGGAATGGGCGTTAAACGAGCTCATGCACTCATCCAAAAGCTGAAGTGTCACGAAAAG GTGATCAAGCACCTGAGGTATGGTGCTGTTTCTGTTCCACCTCAATATGAAGAGGACTTCAAGAAAGCAATCTGGGCATTTAAGTTCCAAAGGGTCTACGATCCTGCTACAGAAGATATTATTCATTTGTCAAGTGTGCCTCAAAGCCTCATTGAAGATTTGGAATTTTTAGGCCC ATGGTTACCACAGAATATTGCCAAAGGCATTGCTCTAGGGAACATTGATCCACTCACGAAGGAACCATTCGAG ATCAATCCAGAGTGCAGTGCACCTTCTGTTCATAAGGTTTGTCCAACCAGAGAGCCTATTGCACCTTCAAATGGGAGGAAGAAACTAGATTTGCCTGTGCAGAAAAATATATTGACCAACTATTTCT GCTTAGCATCCCTTGAGGCAAAACGGAAATTCAGGGCGCCTAAAGTAACACATAAGCAACAAATATTGAATGAAGCTTTGCCTAGCCCTCAAGCTCAAGGCTCTGCTACCTCTGATTCAGTTGAAGATACTAGGTTGCCAACAGATCGCATTCAAGCTTCTCAATGTAGTTCTGAGCATTTAAGCTCTGAACCTCCTCAAAATGACCCAATCAGTGTTGGCTCTCAGTGTAGTTCTGAGCGTTTCAGCTGTGAGTACCCCCTCGATGATTCAGCCAACATTTCACAATGTAGTTCACTTGATGGTGGTAGTGATCCTCCTTACAAGGATACTGGCAATAAAGACAGAAAG GTTGAGGCTGGCTACGACAACAAAAATAGAATACCTACAAGTCCTTGCATAATGG GAAATTTACCCTGGACATCAGAGCCATTTTTAGTTCCCCATAACGTGGGACCATCTATACCAGTTCAACATTATACTGAAAGCACTGTGGCCTCTAATAATAATGGCATTACCGTAAGTTCATACTTCAAAACAGCAAACAAGAGAATTTGCACAGATCAAGGAGACCAGTTAGATGATGACTATGATGTTAGTACTGGTAATCTTTGTGGAGATCAACTGAGGAAATCTGGCATGTTGAAGAGAAGAAAGCTTTCTGGCATCCAAAAGTTTGAAGAT GAAACTTTACAGCCGATTCATTCTGACGATAGTCCACCATTCGTTGATGAAG AAACTTCTGCAGGTCAAGATACAGATGATCCTGACGATACAAATATAAGAACTGAAGGAAGATTTGGATGCAATGTTTCCCATGTGAATACATACAGTGGAATTGCAGAAAAATCAATGGATAAGTTTGCTGCATTGATATCATCTTTCAGATACCCCGGCCCCCGTGCCAGTGGCCTTCGTGCTCCTTTAAAGGATGTGAAAAACACACTTTCTGTGAG ATCTATTCTTAAAGCTCCAGAAAAAGACACATTCAGACGCACAGCAAAGAAAACAGGTCTAGGCCCCCCTTCAAAAAGCAGATATACAAGTGATGATAAGGGAAGTGCTGCCAGCCCCCCTGATATTAGCGCATTTGCTTATAGGCCTATGAAAACTGTTGCTTCTGACCAAGGCAAAACCACAG CTGCAGTCGGACGTTTGAATGGGAGCAGATTCAGAGAGACCGCACCGAAAGCAACTGGAGGGACTTCTAGGAGCCAGTTCAAATAG
- the LOC100381439 gene encoding exonuclease 1-like isoform X1, producing the protein MGIQGLLPQLKSIMAPISAVELRGQTVAVDTYSWLHKGALSCGDRLCKGIPTTRHIEYCMHRVNMLRHFGVRPILVFDGGLLPIKSYQEGKRARSRKENLERAREHEAAGNSRAAFECYQKAVDITPRIASELIEVLKKENVNYIVAPYEADAQMTFLSVNKLVDAVITEDSDLIPFGCSRIIFKMDKFGQGVEFQITRLEQNRELDFNGFTRQMLLEMCILSGCDYLPSLPGMGVKRAHALIQKLKCHEKVIKHLRYGAVSVPPQYEEDFKKAIWAFKFQRVYDPATEDIIHLSSVPQSLIEDLEFLGPWLPQNIAKGIALGNIDPLTKEPFEINPECSAPSVHKVCPTREPIAPSNGRKKLDLPVQKNILTNYFCLASLEAKRKFRAPKVTHKQQILNEALPSPQAQGSATSDSVEDTRLPTDRIQASQCSSEHLSSEPPQNDPISVGSQCSSERFSCEYPLDDSANISQCSSLDGGSDPPYKDTGNKDRKVEAGYDNKNRIPTSPCIMGNLPWTSEPFLVPHNVGPSIPVQHYTESTVASNNNGITVSSYFKTANKRICTDQGDQLDDDYDVSTGNLCGDQLRKSGMLKRRKLSGIQKFEDETLQPIHSDDSPPFVDEETSAGQDTDDPDDTNIRTEGRFGCNVSHVNTYSGIAEKSMDKFAALISSFRYPGPRASGLRAPLKDVKNTLSVRSILKAPEKDTFRRTAKKTGLGPPSKSRYTSDDKGSAASPPDISAFAYRPMKTVASDQGKTTGKTTDTIDGPPDLGLLAYTSTVCCPERSKHAGNPPDLSTFAYKPVKAAVGRLNGSRFRETAPKATGGTSRSQFK; encoded by the exons atgGGGATCCAGGGGCTGCTGCCGCAGTTGAAGTCAATCATGGCGCCCATTAGCGCGGTGGAGCTGCGGGGCCAGACGGTGGCTGTTGACACCTATTCCTGGCTCCACAAGGGCGCTCTATCCTGCGGCGACCGCCTCTGCAAGGGCATCCCCACCACCAG GCATATTGAATATTGCATGCATCGGGTTAACATGTTGCGGCATTTTGGTGTCAGACCAATTCTTGTATTTGATGGAGGCCTTCTGCCAATAAAGAGCTATCAAGAGGGGAAGCGAGCAAG GTCAAGAAAGGAAAACCTTGAGCGTGCCAGGGAACATGAGGCTGCTGGGAACTCACGTGCTGCTTTTGAGTGCTATCAGAAGGCTGTTGACATTACACCTAGAATTGCTTCTGAACTGATTGAG GTACTGAAGAAAGAAAATGTTAATTATATTGTTGCACCTTATGAAGCAGATGCGCAAATGACATTCTTATCTGTTAATAAACTTGTTGATGCTGTGATCACTGAGGATTCAGATTTGATACCATTTGGTTGTTCTAGA ATTATTTTCAAAATGGACAAATTTGGGCAAGGTGTTGAATTTCAGATTACACGCCTAGAGCAAAACAGAGAGCTTGACTTTAATGGATTCACAAGACAGATGTTACTTGAGATGTGTATTTTAAGTGGCTGTGACTATCTCCCCTCATTGCCAGGAATGGGCGTTAAACGAGCTCATGCACTCATCCAAAAGCTGAAGTGTCACGAAAAG GTGATCAAGCACCTGAGGTATGGTGCTGTTTCTGTTCCACCTCAATATGAAGAGGACTTCAAGAAAGCAATCTGGGCATTTAAGTTCCAAAGGGTCTACGATCCTGCTACAGAAGATATTATTCATTTGTCAAGTGTGCCTCAAAGCCTCATTGAAGATTTGGAATTTTTAGGCCC ATGGTTACCACAGAATATTGCCAAAGGCATTGCTCTAGGGAACATTGATCCACTCACGAAGGAACCATTCGAG ATCAATCCAGAGTGCAGTGCACCTTCTGTTCATAAGGTTTGTCCAACCAGAGAGCCTATTGCACCTTCAAATGGGAGGAAGAAACTAGATTTGCCTGTGCAGAAAAATATATTGACCAACTATTTCT GCTTAGCATCCCTTGAGGCAAAACGGAAATTCAGGGCGCCTAAAGTAACACATAAGCAACAAATATTGAATGAAGCTTTGCCTAGCCCTCAAGCTCAAGGCTCTGCTACCTCTGATTCAGTTGAAGATACTAGGTTGCCAACAGATCGCATTCAAGCTTCTCAATGTAGTTCTGAGCATTTAAGCTCTGAACCTCCTCAAAATGACCCAATCAGTGTTGGCTCTCAGTGTAGTTCTGAGCGTTTCAGCTGTGAGTACCCCCTCGATGATTCAGCCAACATTTCACAATGTAGTTCACTTGATGGTGGTAGTGATCCTCCTTACAAGGATACTGGCAATAAAGACAGAAAG GTTGAGGCTGGCTACGACAACAAAAATAGAATACCTACAAGTCCTTGCATAATGG GAAATTTACCCTGGACATCAGAGCCATTTTTAGTTCCCCATAACGTGGGACCATCTATACCAGTTCAACATTATACTGAAAGCACTGTGGCCTCTAATAATAATGGCATTACCGTAAGTTCATACTTCAAAACAGCAAACAAGAGAATTTGCACAGATCAAGGAGACCAGTTAGATGATGACTATGATGTTAGTACTGGTAATCTTTGTGGAGATCAACTGAGGAAATCTGGCATGTTGAAGAGAAGAAAGCTTTCTGGCATCCAAAAGTTTGAAGAT GAAACTTTACAGCCGATTCATTCTGACGATAGTCCACCATTCGTTGATGAAG AAACTTCTGCAGGTCAAGATACAGATGATCCTGACGATACAAATATAAGAACTGAAGGAAGATTTGGATGCAATGTTTCCCATGTGAATACATACAGTGGAATTGCAGAAAAATCAATGGATAAGTTTGCTGCATTGATATCATCTTTCAGATACCCCGGCCCCCGTGCCAGTGGCCTTCGTGCTCCTTTAAAGGATGTGAAAAACACACTTTCTGTGAG ATCTATTCTTAAAGCTCCAGAAAAAGACACATTCAGACGCACAGCAAAGAAAACAGGTCTAGGCCCCCCTTCAAAAAGCAGATATACAAGTGATGATAAGGGAAGTGCTGCCAGCCCCCCTGATATTAGCGCATTTGCTTATAGGCCTATGAAAACTGTTGCTTCTGACCAAGGCAAAACCACAGGTAAAACTACAGACACTATTGATGGCCCTCCTGATCTGGGCTTGCTTGCATACACATCTACTGTCTGCTGTCCCGAGCGGAGCAAACATGCAGGCAACCCTCCTGATCTAAGCACATTTGCATATAAACCTGTGAAAGCTGCAGTCGGACGTTTGAATGGGAGCAGATTCAGAGAGACCGCACCGAAAGCAACTGGAGGGACTTCTAGGAGCCAGTTCAAATAG